In the Candidatus Saccharimonas aalborgensis genome, one interval contains:
- a CDS encoding FAD-dependent thymidylate synthase — protein MTSKVEVIGSTPTLDIADFFEAIAREPRANKLGAALGFAGCASWDDEGRYICGPSVSLVGIGGVPISPELLALYQDGGRNMMAASAGMSYLNSGNKPLDALYPSVIARGHHSIAHTTTANLLVAGVSSGVENEFNSQRDVVHLSRVTNARTGIQDRPPIVVPSADLLPITRHIVEATDDALATLPASTSLDEREERNLLYPSAKATLFLATASLRNFQKLVAQAHDDGKEKEYQTALSAINDCLSSLWPELFTQEER, from the coding sequence ATGACAAGTAAGGTTGAGGTGATCGGCTCTACACCAACACTCGATATTGCAGACTTTTTCGAGGCGATAGCTCGTGAACCGCGGGCAAACAAACTTGGCGCTGCACTGGGGTTTGCTGGCTGCGCAAGCTGGGATGATGAAGGACGATATATCTGTGGGCCAAGCGTAAGCTTGGTAGGAATCGGCGGTGTACCGATTAGCCCAGAATTACTCGCGTTGTATCAGGATGGTGGCCGAAACATGATGGCGGCTTCGGCCGGAATGTCGTACCTCAATAGTGGCAACAAGCCTCTTGACGCCCTGTATCCATCTGTCATTGCCCGTGGTCATCACTCCATCGCACATACAACCACAGCCAATCTGCTTGTTGCTGGCGTTTCGAGTGGTGTCGAAAATGAATTTAATTCTCAGCGCGACGTCGTGCATCTCAGCCGTGTCACCAATGCTCGCACCGGCATCCAAGATCGGCCACCAATTGTCGTGCCTTCCGCTGATCTGTTACCAATCACGCGCCATATCGTTGAAGCAACAGACGATGCACTTGCTACACTGCCAGCATCGACATCACTTGACGAGAGAGAGGAACGTAATCTGCTCTATCCCTCAGCCAAAGCAACGCTTTTTTTGGCAACAGCGAGTCTGAGAAACTTCCAAAAACTAGTTGCTCAGGCGCATGATGATGGCAAAGAAAAAGAATACCAAACCGCACTCAGTGCAATCAACGACTGCTTATCATCACTATGGCCAGAGTTATTTACCCAGGAGGAACGCTAA
- the purN gene encoding phosphoribosylglycinamide formyltransferase → MVSDQPSSRGAEVAGEHGLDYLLRPVDRFRTPDEREAYFDALCAELGERGVTACFYAGFMKISKGKFVRELPGINAHPADLTVTDESGVPLFRGMDAISAMRAGTDGMIGASTHVVADKVDTGATFIRSLPIHAPANMTDEACHQRIKQAEHQIYPLTLRMLGKGLIDISRMPYTFDEATGILTDASGKVVDYDK, encoded by the coding sequence GTGGTATCCGATCAACCGAGCTCAAGAGGAGCTGAGGTCGCCGGTGAGCACGGACTTGACTATCTACTACGTCCTGTCGATCGATTTCGCACACCGGACGAGCGAGAAGCCTACTTCGATGCACTCTGCGCTGAATTAGGCGAACGCGGTGTGACGGCGTGTTTTTATGCTGGTTTTATGAAGATTTCAAAAGGTAAATTTGTTCGTGAGCTGCCAGGTATCAACGCACACCCGGCCGATTTAACCGTTACCGATGAAAGTGGTGTTCCGCTTTTTAGGGGGATGGATGCAATAAGCGCGATGCGCGCAGGCACCGACGGCATGATAGGTGCATCAACACACGTCGTCGCTGACAAAGTCGACACTGGTGCAACGTTTATTCGGTCGCTTCCCATTCACGCCCCCGCTAATATGACTGACGAGGCCTGTCATCAGCGCATCAAACAAGCTGAGCACCAGATCTATCCGCTGACACTGCGCATGCTTGGAAAAGGGTTAATTGACATAAGCCGCATGCCATATACATTTGATGAAGCAACGGGAATACTAACTGACGCATCAGGAAAGGTAGTTGACTATGACAAGTAA
- a CDS encoding ATP/GTP-binding protein: MTKIVLTGGPHTGKTSLLEAYARFDPTVVAFPEPASVVLAEHHGEKGYSVDELIANPEQFCGACLEVAHRQHQSVADDSIAVFDRGVADTIVYAQMAGLDGIADRAAQSAKIAAYDTVILCEFVGTYGERFETIEQAMEIHQRLAQLYKELGIRTITMPDVAISERVGILHQIVKQAPKG, from the coding sequence ATGACGAAGATAGTCCTCACCGGTGGGCCGCATACGGGCAAGACCTCTCTGCTTGAGGCATATGCTCGTTTTGATCCGACAGTTGTCGCCTTTCCTGAGCCGGCGTCCGTCGTATTGGCTGAACACCATGGCGAAAAGGGCTATAGCGTCGATGAATTGATCGCAAATCCTGAACAGTTTTGCGGGGCATGCCTAGAGGTAGCTCATCGTCAGCATCAATCTGTTGCTGATGACTCGATAGCTGTCTTTGATCGAGGGGTAGCCGATACCATCGTCTATGCTCAGATGGCTGGCTTGGATGGTATTGCGGATCGTGCCGCACAAAGTGCAAAGATAGCTGCCTATGACACGGTTATCCTATGCGAGTTTGTCGGCACGTACGGCGAACGCTTTGAGACAATTGAACAAGCTATGGAAATACACCAGCGGTTGGCGCAGCTGTATAAAGAACTTGGTATCCGGACAATCACTATGCCGGACGTGGCGATCTCAGAGCGAGTGGGCATTCTTCATCAGATCGTTAAGCAGGCTCCCAAAGGGTAA
- a CDS encoding NUDIX hydrolase, with the protein MTDKKVLRVVGCIVRHNADILMLFRTKKETDPSLWGIPGGKVEAGETDDQAIARELFEETGIKSEVSQFRRLGELPIEYPNMTVVFPVFELHVNQRPSIVLQPREHVDYKWMTGEQILAHPDLMQDVDVIIKTFALNK; encoded by the coding sequence ATGACCGATAAGAAAGTTTTAAGAGTTGTAGGGTGTATTGTCAGGCATAATGCTGATATTTTGATGTTATTCCGTACGAAGAAGGAAACTGATCCATCACTCTGGGGAATACCTGGAGGAAAAGTTGAAGCCGGAGAGACAGATGACCAGGCGATCGCTCGAGAGTTGTTTGAGGAAACGGGCATAAAGTCTGAGGTATCACAATTTAGGAGGCTGGGCGAACTTCCTATCGAGTATCCCAATATGACCGTCGTTTTCCCAGTTTTTGAACTACACGTTAACCAAAGGCCGTCAATAGTTCTTCAACCAAGAGAGCATGTTGATTACAAGTGGATGACAGGTGAGCAAATACTGGCTCACCCTGACCTGATGCAAGATGTTGATGTCATCATAAAAACCTTTGCACTCAATAAATAG